DNA from Salvelinus namaycush isolate Seneca chromosome 6, SaNama_1.0, whole genome shotgun sequence:
AATTCTTCTTGTCTTTTGTCCATGTCGCGGTGTCGGTTGTTCACATCCTTTTCCTGGTTTTCCAACCCTTGTTCTCCACATCTCAAATCATGTTCCCTGTTGTCGAGTTCATGTTCTCTGGccctcagttctctctctcttttttccagATCCTCTCTCTGGTTCTGATGTTCTATCTTCCCACTCCCTTGTTCATTTTCCCTTTCATCCAGCTCTAGTTGACGGTTGTCCTGTTGGCGCTGCAGGTTTTCTAGATCCAGCTCAATTTTCTTAATATTTTCTTCCGAAGTTTTTAAATCATATTCCCTACTATCAAGTTGGTTCTTTCTGTTTTGCAGCTCTTTTTCTATTTTCTCCACATCTTGCTCCTTGCTGCAGATGTTTTGTTCTTGGCTTTCAGACTCTTCTTCCTTTCTTTTCAAGCATTTTTCTCGGCTCCACAACTCCTGTTTCTGTTTTTCTTGTCCTTTCTGTCTTATTTCTAGATCTTCCTCCCAGTTCTTTACTTCTCGTCTTCTACTTTCCaactcttcctctcttttcactagctcttcctctcttttcactagctcttcctctcttttcactagctcttcctctcctttcactagctcttcctctcttttcactagctcttcctctcctttcactagctcttcctctcctttcactagctcttcctctcttttcactagctcttcctctcctttcactagctcttcctctcttttcactAGCTCTTCCTTTCTTTTCACTAGTTCTTCCTCTCTTTTCTCAagttcttcctctcctttcactagctcttcctctcttttcactagttcttcctctcttttctcaagttcttcctctcttttctcaagttcttcttctcttttctcaAGCATTTTTTCTCTATTCACTAgcttttcctctcctttcactagCTGTTCCTGTCTTTTCACTAGCTTTTCCTCTTCTTTAACTTGCACTTCCTCTCTTTTGAATagctcttcctctcttttcactAGCTTTTCCTCTCCTTTAACTTGGTCTTCCTGTCTTTTCACtagctcttcctctcctttcactagATCTTCCTGTCTTTTCACTAGCTCTTCCTGTCTTTTGACtagctcttcctctcctttcactagCGCTTCTTCTCCTTTTACtagctcttcctctcctttcactaaTTCTTCTTCTCTTTTGAATAGCTCCTCCTTTCTTTTCACtagctcttcctctcctttcactaaTTCTTCTTCTCTTTTGAATAGCTCTTCCTTTCCTTTCACtagctcttcctctcctttcactaattcttcttctcttttgaatagctcttcctctcctttcgctagattttcctctcctttcactagctcttcctctcttttcactagctcttcctctcttttcactcgctcttcctctcctttcactagCTCTTCCTGTCTTTTCACTagctcttcctctcttttcattagctcttcctctcctttcactaattcttcttctcttttgaatagctcttcctctcctttcgctagattttcctctcctttcactatATCTTCCTGTCTTTTCACTAGCTTTTCCTCTCCTTTAACTTGCTCTTCCTCTCTTTTGACtagatcttcctctgttttcaCTAGCCCTTCCTCTCTTTTCACTAGCCCTTCCCCTCTTTTCACTagcctttcctctcctttcactagcccttcctctcttttcactagcccttcctctcctttcactagCACTTCTTCTCTTTTCACTAGcacttcctctcctttcactagCACTTCTTCTCTTTTCACTAGCACTTCTTCTCTTTTCACTAGCACTTCTTCTCTTTTCACTAgcccttcctctcctttcactagCACTTCTTCTCTTTTCACTAGcacttcctctcctttcactagCACTTCTTCTCTTTTCACTAGCTCTGCCTCTTTTGTCTCAAGTTCGCATCCTCTGTTATCCAGCACTTCTTTACTTCTTGCTTGTTCTCGTTCCTTCTCATTATacactctctcccttttctcaaGCTCTTTCTCCTTTTCCTCAGCCGTCTGTTTCAGCtcattctgtctttctctcagatTCTTCTCATAACACCCTCGTATCTCATCCACCTGTTTCTCTCTCACCTCCTTCTCTTCTTTCATTTTCTCCAGCTCCTTCTGTCTCTCATCGTTCATCTGTTTCAACGCAGCAACCTCCAGGTCCCGCTCTTCCATAACATGGTGGATTTCCCCATCTTTGTTTTTTAACTGCTCTTCATATCCACAGAGCAGCTCTCTGATGTCAGCCTCCCTGCTCTCCTTCTCGGTCCTCTGAACCCCCTGGTCCCCCTCATACTCCTGACACTTCTTCCTGAGGTTGTCCATCTCTTTCTTCAATTTCACGTTCAGCTCCTGCAGTACCTCAACCTTCCTCTGGCTGTCCCTTAAGCCTTCTGTCATGCCTGAAATGTTCCTTCTACTTTCTTCCTCCATTTTCTGCAGTTGGCTGGTAGCACTTTCGTTGTCTTCTAACATCAACCTCATCTCCTCATCCTTCGTCTTCATTTCCTTTTCATATTCCTGTATCATGTTCATCCTTTCCTTCTCCATCATGGCAGTTAAGTTTtccagttctgtttttgtttgtttaatgGTTTGCCTTAAACTGACGAGTTCTCTCTTATTTTCCCCGTCCTTTTGTTTTAAGTTGTTGAGCTCCACTTCTTTCCCTCGTATCTTGTCCATTGTCTCGGCATCTCTCCTACTTTTGTCCTCTGTGTGTTGCCGTTGCATTGCCACCGCCTCAGACTCCTTCTGTTCGTTGTTTTCTTTCAGCCGCTCAATTTCTTTTACGTTGTCAACGGATCTCGCCCTCACTTTCACaatctctttttctttctctgtaaccAATTGCTGTGTATcagttatttctttatttttcttttcaatgatttctttcagcttgcTCATCTCTTTCTTTTCCCTTTCGTCTCTCTTTCTTTGCTCATCCCTCCTTTCTGTCTCCCTTGTCTCAGATAGCAGTCTCACTCCTTCCATCTCTTCCTCTTTTTCATGCacttttctctccatctcttcctctttttcatgcagttttatctccatctcttcctcttttTCATGCagttttctctccatctcttcctcttttTCATGCagttttctctccatctcttcctcatACTGTAAACGTCTCTCCTCATACAACTGTTTTGACTCATACATCTCGTTCTGTGACGTTTTTCCTCTTTCTGTCCATtcctctttttctttttcttccaGGGCTATCCTGTCTTTCAACTCCTCTgcttccctcctccatccctgaTGCTTTCCTCTaaactcttcctccctctcttttttatCTCGTTCTTTCTCCTCGACGACACGCTCAAGGTCGAGCAGTTTCACTTGCTGCTCATCAACTCGCTCGTTCAGctcttcaatctctctctctttctcctctcgctTGATGACTATCTCCTCTAGCTCTCTGCTTCTCTGATCGAGCGCAGCGATGAATCTGTAGTTTTCCGCGGCCAGAtcctgaatctctctctccttatcctcCGTCAGCCACCTAATCCTCTCCTCCAGTTCGCCCATTTCGTTCTTCCTCCCATCACTccttttctcttcctcctcctcccctccatcctcctcttttTCCACGCCTGACTTCCCCGGAGATTTAACTTTCTTCTTCCGATCGAAAAACCAGCGGATGCTCTtgacctccctctccctcatcctcttGAGCTCCATCTCCTGACGCTGCATCTTGTCACCAACCTCTTTGAGACGCTGGTTGAATTTCTCGTTCCTCTGTCTGGTGAGGTCGCTGACCTCCTGCACTAGCGACGAGAAGGCCTCGCACCTGTTCCCGGCCACCATCTTCTCGACCTTCTCCAGCAGGCCTGACACCTGAGCGGCGTCCCCACATCCATTCAGATTACTGATGACGTGGTACCTGTCAAGTCAAGTTTTTACTTTTCAGTGCATTATCACAATGTCTCAATACGCCTTACGGAGGAAGATTACGAATTAAACAGAAGAACAAGAAACGACAACAACCAAAACAGAGAGATAAGGACAGCAGACATACCTGCTCCCACACTTCTCCACCAGCCACTTAAGGTCCCTCCCCCCGCTTTGGATGTGCTGCTCAATGCCCACCCCCTCCCTCAGCTGATCCCCATGGGTGAACAGGAGGACAGCATGCCTCCAGACCTCTTCCCCCAGGAGCTCCAGGTGTTCTCTTACAGGTGTGGAACCGACCAGGGTGTCCACCCTCAGGGTGAGGAGCACAGCGTGGGGTCCCGGGGGACACAGGGACACGCTACCCCACACCATCTCCCGCTTTACCCTCTCTGGGGTGGGGCCTGCTACTCCACCTTCCCAACCGGGGGTGTCCACCACGGTGACCAGCCTCATGGCTACCTAAAAATGGCAAAATAAGATACACATTACTGTTGTCTCACAACACACTGACTCGCTTTTGTATTTTATTACTAGGACTGATTATGCTGATAGTGGCTTTCTGAAGATAACTTtatgatatgtggttgtttttACCCATACcatagttgaatgcactgactgttaGTCACGCTGAACATAGCGtttgctaaatgactacaatgtaaatgtaaaaacgaCCTCTGCCTGGCACCGGGCACACTCCTCCGTCACTCTCCCTGTCTGGAAGAACCCTGCTGCTTCTCCACCTCCACCCAGTATGGTGTTCCCAGCCGAGCtcttccccgtctctctctctcccaggaggACCAGTCTCAGCTCTGGGAGACGACGAGTACCCTTGGAGAATGGTTGTTTCCCATCCCAATCAGAGCCCTGGGATCCAGCGTCAGCTGTCAGGGAGAGGGGGCACAAGATTTCAGGGTTGGAATATTTAGTGGTTATCAGAGTGTACTGTATGTCACATCTGTTTAGGTATAAGCTCATGTATCTCCCTAGGTCCTATTTTCCATAAGGATAGTAAAATGACATATAGATTGAAAAACATGATCAGAGGTTTTGAATTTAAGACAACAACGTATTTATCACACATCATTTCCGCTTTATGTTTTTTGATACAGTGTTATGCTGGTGAGGAAATATTCTAACTCCGAGAAGATAATCAAATGGGTCATACTAAACACAGCAGAAACAGAAACGTCACCTTTTTCAgggccctgtctttcaaagataattcgtaaaaatctaaataacttcacagatcttcattgtaaagggtgtaaacactgtttcccatgcttgttcaatgaaccataaacaattaatgaacatgcacctgtggaacggttgttaagacactaacagcttacagacggtaggtaattaaggtcacagttatgaaaactaaagaggcctttctactgactctgaaaacaccaaaagaaagatgctcaggATCCCTGCtgatctgcgtgaatgtgccttaggcatgctgcaaggaggcatgaggactgcagacgtggtttgtcgtcctctcgtttactttttgtattttttgtctttttgtatatatttcaatttattttcaatctcttttccATTTTTTAATTAAACATACCTTCTggtaacccgcctcacccaatgtgacacGGATCCGCTATTGTTTAGaccagaacctccatcagaagctagccatcagaagctagccatcagaagctaaccagctaattagctattagctatttagtcattcttagccactgctagcggcctttaccttctgcacagacaccagccgtTTATTCtagcctggataatacttgcCAGCCTGCCAGTATCGGACTgttttctccactacaacgccggattcctgccgtaaaccctggaccattactcctgatcatcacagctagctagctgccaccgaatGACCCAGCCCCAAAGCTGGCCCCGAGCCAGGCCCACCTCCCGGCCTACTCTGTGATCCCTCGGCTACTCAGCCGATGCCTCCCGGACTCTACGCCAACACGGCTAGAATCCACTACTCCACCGGAtccttgccgtaagctctggacctttgcatcggatcatcactgccagctagctgctaccgagtggctatagtggctaacgcccctgccccgaagctagcaccagttagcggcgggccaggtgcatctcccggctagcaaactaaattactgcaactacaatacctctttcgccatctggcccggaccctttgtcgacacagcgccccgccgtaccaccacgactggtccaCCGATGtaactccatccgctgtgccctcaaccggcctttgccggacgtcggagcagacgcttctacttaccccggcctgctaactttaaGCGCTGTGtctcccgcgtgctagcgtagtaacgactaccccgcggcttccctgttccatctattgctgttcactggaccctatgatcacttggctacatagctgatgcctgctggactgtttattaatcacggtactccattttgtttattttttgtttatctgtcagccccagcctcgaactcaggccctgtgtgtagttaaccgaccctctctgcccattcatcaccattttacctgttgttgttgtcttagctgattagctgttgttgtcttacccattgttgtcttagctagctctcccaatcaacacctgtgattgctttatgcatcgttttatgtctctctcaaatgtcaatatgccttgtacacTGTTGATTAGGATAGtcatcattgttttagtttactgcggagcccctagtcccactcaacatgcctcagatacctcctttgtcccacctcccacacatgcagtgacctcacccagcataactagccCGTCCAGAGATGCAAACTCTCTTATCATCCCTCggtgcctgggtttacctccactgtacccgcaccccaccatacccctgtctgtacattatgccctgaatctattctaccatgcccagaaatctgctccttttattctctgtccccaacgcactagacaaccagttttgatagcctttagccgtaccctcatcctactcctctgttcctcgggtgatgtggagttTAACCCAGGCACTGCGTGcacccaggcactctcatttgttgacttctgtaaccgaaaaagccttggtttcatgcatgttaacatcagaagcctcctccctaagtttgttttactcactgctttagcacacactgcgaaccctgatgtccttgccatgtctgaatcctggcttaggaaggccaccaaaaatttgGAGATTttcatacccaactacaacattttccgtcaagatagaactgccaaaggagaggagttgcaatctactccagagacagcctgcaaagttctgtcatactttccaggtctatgcccaaacagtttgagcttctaattttaaaaatgtatatctccagaaataagtctctcactgttgccacctgttagaaacccccctcagctcccagctgtgccctggacaccatatgtgaattgattgccccccatctatcttcagagtttgtactgttaggtgacctaaactgggatatgcttaacaccccggcagtcctacaatctaaattggatgccctcaatctcacacaaattatcaaggaacccaccaggtacaaccctaaatccgtaaacatgggcaccctcatagatattatcctgaccaacttgccctccaaatacacctctgctgttttcaatcaggatctcagtgatcactgcctcattgcttgcatccgctatgggtccgcggtcaaacgacaacccctcatcactgtcaaacgctccctaaaacacttatgcgagcaggcctttctaatcgacctggcctgggtatcttggaaggatattgacctcatcccgtcagtcgaggatgcctggttgttctttcaaagtgctttcctcatcatcttaaataagcatgcccctttcaaaaaatctAAGAACAGTtttagcccttggttcactccagacctgactgccctcgaccagcacaaaaacatcctgtggcagtccgcactagcatcgaatagtccccgcgatatgcaacttttcagggaagtcaggaatcaatacactcagtcagtcaggaaagcaaaggctagctttttaaaacagaaatttgcatcctgtagctctaactccaaaacgttttggggcactgtaaagtccatggagaataagagcacctcctcccagctacccactgcactgaggctaggtaacactgtcaccaccgataaatccacgataatcaagaatttcaataagcgtttctctacggctggccatgctttcctcctggctacacCAACCCCGGCCAACCGCTCCGCACCCCaacagctacttgcccaagcctccccatcttctccttcacccaaatccagatagcagatggtctgaaagagctgcaaaacctggacccgtacaaatcagctgagctagacaatctggaccctctctttctaaaattatccacctccattgttgcaacccctattaccagtctgttcaacctctcttttgtattgtccaagatccctaaagattggaaagctgccgcggtcatccccctcttcaaagggggtgacactctagacccaaactgttatagacatatatccatcctgccctgcctttctaaagtctttgaaagccaagttaacaaacagatcactgaccatttcgaatcccactgtaccttctccgctgtgcaatccggttttcaagctggtcacgggtgcacctcagccagcttcaaggtactaaacgatatcataaccgccatcgataaaagacagtattgtgcagccgttttcatcgacctggccaaggctttcgactctgtcaatcactgtattcttatcggcagactcaacagccttgatttctcaaatgattgccttgcctggttcaccaactacttctcagacagagttcagtgtgtcaaattggagggcctgttgtccggacctctggcagtctctatgggggttctacagggttaaattctcgggccgactcttttctctgtgtatatcaacgatgtcgctctgatccacctctatgcagacgacactattctgtatacatctggcccttctttggacacagtgttaactaacctccaaacgagcttcaatgccatacaacactccttccctggcctccaactgctcttaaatgctagtaaaaccaaatgcatgcttttcaaccattcgctgcccgtacccgcccgcccgactagcatcactactctggacagttctgacttagaatatgtggacaactacaaatacctaggtgtctggctagactgtaaactctcctccaacatctccaatccaaattaaatctagaaacaGCTtcatatttcgcaacaaagcctccttcactcacgccgccaaacataccctcgtaaaattgactatcctaccgatcctcgacttcgaatactctactcagcaaactggatgcagtctaccacagtgccatccgttttgtcaccaaagccccttataccacccaccactgcgacctgtatgccctagtcggctggccctcactacatattcgtcgccagacccactggctcctggtcatctataagtctatgctaggtaaagctctgccttatgttagctcactggtcacgataacaacacccacccgtagcacgcgctccagcaggtatatctcactggtgatccccaaagccaacacctcttttggccgcctttccttccagttctctgcttccaatgactagaacgaattgccaaaattgctgaagctggagacttatatttccctcactaactttaaacatcagctgtctgagcagctaaccgatcgctgcagctgtacatagagtatctgtaaatagcccacccaatctacctacctcatccccatattgtttttatttacttttctgttcttttgcacaccagtatttctacttgcacatcaccatctgctcatctatcactccagtgtaaatttgctaaattgtaattacttcactactatggcctatttattgccttacctccttatgccatttgcacacactgtatatagacgttctttttttatattgtgttattgactgtacgcttgtttattccatgtgtaactctgtgttgttgtttgtgtctcactgctttgctttatcttggccaggtcgcagttgtaaatgagaacttgttctcaactagcttacctggttaaataaaggggaaataacAGGGGCAATAAATTGGGCAATAAATtggggcaataaattgcaatatccatactgtgagacgcctaagacagcgctacagggagacaggacggacagctgatcatcctcgcagtggcagaccacgtgtaacaacacctgcacaggatcggacatcacacctgcaggacaggtacaggatggcaacaacaactgcccgagttacaccaggaacgcacaatccctccatcagtgctcagactgtccgcaatatgctgagagaggctggactgagggcttgtaggcctgttgtaaggcaggtcctcaccagacatcaccggcaagaacgttgcctatgggcacaaactcaccgtcgctggaccaggcaagactggcaaaaagtgctcttcactgacgagtcgtggttttgtctcaccaggggtgatggtcggattcgcgtttattgtcgaaggaatgagcgttacaccgaggcctgtactctggagtgggattgatttggaggtggagggtccgtcatggtctggggcggtgtgtcacagcatcattggactgagcttgttgtcattgcaggtaatctcaacgctgtgtgttacagggaagacatcctccttcctcatgtggtacccttcctgcaggctcatcctgacatgaccctccagcatgacaatgccatcagccatactgcttgttctgtgcgtgatttcctgcaagacaggaatgtcagtgttctgccatggcgaGCGAAGAaaccggatctcaatcccattgagcacgtctgggacctgttggatcggagggtgagggctagggccattcagaaatgtccgggaacttgcaggttccttggtggaagagtggggtaacatctcacagcaagaactggcaaatctggtgcagtccatgaggaggagatgcactgcagtacttaatgcagctggtggccacaccagatactgactgttacttttgattttgaccccccctttgttccgggacacattattccatttctgttagtcacatgtctgtggaacttgttcagtttatgtctcagttgttgaatcttgttatgttcatacaaatatttacacatgttaagtttgctgaaaatagaCACTTTTAAGGAACTCACTCATAAGCACAGCTCTGATGGTACCCCTCTGAGTCTGGGCCTCCATCtgtctctgcctcttcctccGTTCCCTCGCTCTCCTCCTCCCGTCTGCCTCCAACCTCAGGAGGGCAGGATCTGCCCCAAAATGTCCTCCCTTGTTctccaccatctccaccatcTTCCTCAGTAGCTCCCTTACCTGAGTTCCGTCTCCCCGGCTCTTATTGTCCAGGATATGGTACCTGGAAGACAACAAAACAGAAATAAAAACCTTGTTCTTGTTCTTGTCCTTTCTTGCACTCAGATAGCTTTTTTTATGTAGACAATTTGACTTGGGATATGTGTTGTGATACGTGGATGTTTTGCCTACCGTACCTTCCTTAGCTTAATGCACtgattatcaatcaatcaatcaaatatatttataaagccctttttgcaTCATCacttgtcacaaagtgcttatacagaaacccagcctaaaaccccagagagcaagcaatgcagatgtagaagcacggtggctaagaaaaactccatagaaaggcaggaacctgggaagaaacctagagaggaaccaggatcTGAGGGGCggccaatcctcttctggctgtgccgggtggagattataagagtacaaggccaggccagatcgttcttcaagctgttcaaacgttcatagatgttCAGCAGGGCCAAATAATAATCACactggttatagagggtgcaaaatgtcagcacctcaggagtaaatgtcagttggcttttcatagtcgataagagtgtctgctaaactaAATTACTTGTATGTTAAAGTCCATGTTTCAGATTAAATGTGGTAATAAAAGTGAATGTACACTCCTCCAAGATGACAATATCAACCAAAAAATGCCAATATTTTAATTTCATACCTGTTCCCACACCTCCGTAGCAGCTGCTGGAAGGCAGCCCCACCCGTCAGGATCCTCTGCTCCATGGGCACCACACCCAGCTCGTCCCCCCTGGTGAACAGCAACATGGTATGGTCCAACACCCCTTCCCCCAGAGACTCCAGGTGCTCCTCTATTTGCTTCCTGTAGGACTCTGTTACCGAGGCGCAGGAACGTATCACTAGCAGGATAACGTGAGGTCCGGGGGAGCACAGGGACATGCTGCGCAATGTCTCTCTCCGGACCCAGTCGGGGGTGCTGTTGAGCGGGTAGTACCATTCCCAGCCAGGGGTGTCTACCACGGTGACTCGTCTCCCGGTTAGATCGGCTCGCTTTTTCGAGCACTCCTCGGTTGGTCTGCCGCTCTCAAACCCCCCTATTCCTCCCAGAATGGTATTGGCTGCAGAGCTCTTCCCTGTTCCTTTCCTTCCCAGCAGGACTAGCCTAAGTTCTGGAAGAGGGGGAGCACTGGTTGAGTGGTTCACCTCTTTCTGCATAACACCTTGCATACTCTCATctgtaaagaaagagagagaatttgtGTTGTACTTCCATAGTGTGACCACAAATTGAGTGACAGAAAGCAAAACTGTGCCTGCTGTGACATCAGTTATTTAGACGTTTACTGATGACTTTtaaaatatttatgtttttttagCACCTAAATCAAACAGATTCAAGCTCTAGTCAAAGTAATCATGTACCATCTACTGTAGTTTCATAAAGAACTTACCACCACCAGTTGAGACCGAAAAGGGAGGGTACCCTTTGCCCTGTGACTCCatctcttttctttctttctctctctctcttcttcctctctgtcctcttgcTCTTTTCTTTGGTTGCAGCCTCTCTTTTATAGGAAGGCTTTATTCACGAGTACAGAGCTACTCCCTCAGTCTTGCACAACAATGCAGAGTCATAATTATTTTCTAAAGGCATCACACAGAGCCGGTTGAATGACAATGTACAGAACACAGAACATAGCGGAACACAGAATGTGGAACTTTCAAGTCACGTGACCCACCTGTGGTTTTTTTGAAGCACGCTCATTCTACAACACAGGAAGTAGAGAGCAGGGGATGTTTGCCTTCTTGTGAAGTCAGACCACATTTCGAGCTGGGTGGCGAGATAGAGAAACAGTGCTTTGTGGTATGTGCTGCTGTGCTCCTCT
Protein-coding regions in this window:
- the si:dkey-185m8.2 gene encoding uncharacterized protein si:dkey-185m8.2 — translated: MESQGKGYPPFSVSTGGDESMQGVMQKEVNHSTSAPPLPELRLVLLGRKGTGKSSAANTILGGIGGFESGRPTEECSKKRADLTGRRVTVVDTPGWEWYYPLNSTPDWVRRETLRSMSLCSPGPHVILLVIRSCASVTESYRKQIEEHLESLGEGVLDHTMLLFTRGDELGVVPMEQRILTGGAAFQQLLRRCGNRYHILDNKSRGDGTQVRELLRKMVEMVENKGGHFGADPALLRLEADGRRRARERRKRQRQMEAQTQRGTIRAVLMTDAGSQGSDWDGKQPFSKGTRRLPELRLVLLGERETGKSSAGNTILGGGGEAAGFFQTGRVTEECARCQAEVAMRLVTVVDTPGWEGGVAGPTPERVKREMVWGSVSLCPPGPHAVLLTLRVDTLVGSTPVREHLELLGEEVWRHAVLLFTHGDQLREGVGIEQHIQSGGRDLKWLVEKCGSRYHVISNLNGCGDAAQVSGLLEKVEKMVAGNRCEAFSSLVQEVSDLTRQRNEKFNQRLKEVGDKMQRQEMELKRMREREVKSIRWFFDRKKKVKSPGKSGVEKEEDGGEEEEEKRSDGRKNEMGELEERIRWLTEDKEREIQDLAAENYRFIAALDQRSRELEEIVIKREEKEREIEELNERVDEQQVKLLDLERVVEEKERDKKEREEEFRGKHQGWRREAEELKDRIALEEKEKEEWTERGKTSQNEMYESKQLYEERRLQYEEEMERKLHEKEEEMERKLHEKEEEMEIKLHEKEEEMERKVHEKEEEMEGVRLLSETRETERRDEQRKRDEREKKEMSKLKEIIEKKNKEITDTQQLVTEKEKEIVKVRARSVDNVKEIERLKENNEQKESEAVAMQRQHTEDKSRRDAETMDKIRGKEVELNNLKQKDGENKRELVSLRQTIKQTKTELENLTAMMEKERMNMIQEYEKEMKTKDEEMRLMLEDNESATSQLQKMEEESRRNISGMTEGLRDSQRKVEVLQELNVKLKKEMDNLRKKCQEYEGDQGVQRTEKESREADIRELLCGYEEQLKNKDGEIHHVMEERDLEVAALKQMNDERQKELEKMKEEKEVREKQVDEIRGCYEKNLRERQNELKQTAEEKEKELEKRERVYNEKEREQARSKEVLDNRGCELETKEAELVKREEVLVKGEEVLVKREEVLVKGEEGLVKREEVLVKREEVLVKREEVLVKGEEVLEVGVVEKEGRELQGKEPERSGSITDREDQKMMECASSAILNNNSQFERMAAPEEKEEARQNLEEQAKEEIEEEGGKEGNREHPKQEGDSQNTGKECVPLKRGSQDEIWPEECKKRGRMGEEEEEEDNYKEIEDVNVISDLKLTPSPGPSVENTKHIQRSELRLVLLGETWSSRHPAGYTILGREASHPGESISMPWRGQIAGRQVSVVEPLGLKWRNGPDGNTSIPTDPTQLQNIFHSVSLSHPGPHAILLVLPAYLSFTQKYRRAVEHHMSVLGEDSWRRTMVLFTWGEALGESAEQHILRNGDLQWLVGQCGGRHHILASRKNNSQTAELMEKIEEMERKQMMLAPLDRISSD